From the Arvicola amphibius chromosome 2, mArvAmp1.2, whole genome shotgun sequence genome, one window contains:
- the LOC119808146 gene encoding chromatin target of PRMT1 protein-like isoform X1 — translation MATQFGPKVVLQGTTKMSLNERFSRMLENKQPMTVTIRASLQEQQRASARSRRLARQMENRPSVQAPVRLEQRLANRREIQAHLGRPRGAPDRGMVGGRGLSKHQRGFLRGGGRQRGGHATRRLPRGAWSLQGRSPLLRGEQDSAGPPMDSSRGAPPGRGGNGGRGLPVKGRERGRGALPRPGPTKEQLDKELDEYMSNVKGPLDSESDADMAQTDPETHD, via the coding sequence ATGGCCACACAGTTTGGGCCGAAAGTGGTGCTACAAGGAACCACCAAGATGTCTCTAAATGAGCGCTTTTCTAGGATGCTGGAGAACAAACAGCCCATGACAGTGACTATTCGGGCTTCGCTGCAGGAGCAGCAGCGAGCCAGCGCCAGAAGCAGAAGACTGGCCCGGCAGATGGAGAATAGACCCTCCGTCCAGGCCCCAGTAAGACTTGAGCAGCGCCTGGCTAATAGGAGGGAGATCCAGGCGCATTTAGGCCGACCCAGAGGCGCCCCGGACAGGGGAATGGTGGGAGGACGAGGCCTATCCAAACACCAGAGAGGCTTTCtccgaggaggaggaagacaacgTGGGGGCCATGCCACCAGAAGGCTGCCTAGGGGCGCGTGGTCGCTCCAAGGTCGAAGCCCGCTCCTCCGTGGTGAACAAGACTCAGCTGGCCCACCAATGGACTCAAGCAGAGGTGCTCCTCCAGGTCGTGGTGGAAACGGGGGAAGAGGTCTGCCTGTGAAAGGTCGGGAAAGAGGCAGAGGTGCCCTCCCTCGCCCTGGACCGACCAAGGAGCAGCTGGACAAAGAACTAGATGAGTACATGTCCAACGTTAAAGGACCCCTGGACTCTGAGTCGGACGCCGACATGGCACAGACAGATCCTGAAACCCATGACTGA
- the LOC119808146 gene encoding chromatin target of PRMT1 protein-like isoform X2, translating to MATQFGPKVVLQGTTKMSLNERFSRMLENKQPMTVTIRASLQEQQRASARSRRLARQMENRPSVQAPVRLEQRLANRREIQAHLGRPRGAPDRGMVGGRGLSKHQRGFLRGGGRQRGGHATRRLPRGAWSLQGRSPLLRGRGGNGGRGLPVKGRERGRGALPRPGPTKEQLDKELDEYMSNVKGPLDSESDADMAQTDPETHD from the exons ATGGCCACACAGTTTGGGCCGAAAGTGGTGCTACAAGGAACCACCAAGATGTCTCTAAATGAGCGCTTTTCTAGGATGCTGGAGAACAAACAGCCCATGACAGTGACTATTCGGGCTTCGCTGCAGGAGCAGCAGCGAGCCAGCGCCAGAAGCAGAAGACTGGCCCGGCAGATGGAGAATAGACCCTCCGTCCAGGCCCCAGTAAGACTTGAGCAGCGCCTGGCTAATAGGAGGGAGATCCAGGCGCATTTAGGCCGACCCAGAGGCGCCCCGGACAGGGGAATGGTGGGAGGACGAGGCCTATCCAAACACCAGAGAGGCTTTCtccgaggaggaggaagacaacgTGGGGGCCATGCCACCAGAAGGCTGCCTAGGGGCGCGTGGTCGCTCCAAGGTCGAAGCCCGCTCCTCCGTG GTCGTGGTGGAAACGGGGGAAGAGGTCTGCCTGTGAAAGGTCGGGAAAGAGGCAGAGGTGCCCTCCCTCGCCCTGGACCGACCAAGGAGCAGCTGGACAAAGAACTAGATGAGTACATGTCCAACGTTAAAGGACCCCTGGACTCTGAGTCGGACGCCGACATGGCACAGACAGATCCTGAAACCCATGACTGA